CGGGTTCGCGCAGATCCTCTCGCTCGGGCGCAGGCACAAGATGGTCGGCATCGCCGAGCAGTACCAGTACATCCTGCGAGACGAGTCGATCCACCTGAACTTCGGCATCGACGCGATCAACCAGATCAAGATCGAGAACCCCCGACTGTGGACCGACGAGTTCCAGGCCGAGATCCGGCGGATGCTCGTCGAGGCCTGTGAGCTGGAGGTCGCCTACGGGCACGACACCATGCCCCGGGGCGTGCTGGGCATCAACGCCGAGTTGTGCGAGCAGTACATGCACTTCATCACCAACCGGCGCTGCGGTCAGCTCGGACTGGAGCCGGTGTTCCCGGCGGCGGAGAACCCGTTCCCGTGGATGTCGGAGATGATCGATCTCAAGAAGGAGAAGAACTTCTTCGAGACCAGGGTGAACGAGTACCAGACCGGCGGAGCGCTGGACTGGGACTGACCCGGTAGCGGCTCGAAGCGGATTCGGGCTGGAGAGCAGAAGGGCCACCACGGCGGCGACTCCGCTGTGGTGGCCTTTCTGGCGATACCACCGCGCCGAACGCGCTCGCGGCTTCACCCGGCTCGATTCTCAGTGCGCCGGGGTCGCCCGGTGCGAAGTCCACGCCTGTCGGATCGGGCCGGGTCTGCTCACTGTGCTGCGATCCCGCACCGGTCCAGGATCTCCGCCACCGTCTGCTCCACGGTCTGCGAGGCGTTGTCGATCCACAGGCCCTCCCCGGCGATCTGCGACCGCATCGCCGCATCCAGGAACGACCAGTCGTCGACGAGGACCTTCTCTCGCGATCGATTGCGCGCGTTGGCCACCTCGGGGTCCGGAGCGAGCACCACCAACGTCGGGTTCCGGGTGCGCACCGACTTCCGGTAGAAGTCCAGGTGCGGCTTCAACACCACCACGTCGTCGATCACGGGCACCACCCCGGCACTGGCGAAGCTGTCGGACAGCAACGCCGCATTGCGTGCACGCAGGAACAGCTGTCGGTCCGGTTCCTCCTCCGGTTCCGGGCCCGGCCATCGACCGCCCGAGACAATGCACTCCTGAAGCTTGTCGACCTCGATATAGGCTCCGAGCGCGAATCGCTCCGCCAGCGCACGCGCCACGGTCGACTTGCCGCTACCCGGAATACCGGTCACCAGGAAGATCGCCGGAGGCGGCGCTCGATCGATGGGAACGACTTGGAACTCTTTCACGGTGTGCCTCGCTGACAGTGCCTAGCGGAGATGAACGTATTCGCGCGATCGATTGTCCAACCGGACTAGAGCCAGCGACCGGGGGGCGTGGAAAGACCGATGGTCGAGTGGGTAGGGCGGCATTCGGCGCTCGGTCGCCGCGCGGGTCCGCCACCGTCTGCTGTGTGAGAGAGAACAACGGCGGCGGGCAGGAGGAGGGCCTGCCCGCCGCCGAAGCGAAGGTGAATCACATCATCGATCAGGAGTTGATCTGCGCCTGGATGTCGGCGGTGTAGGCGCCGACCCGCGTGTAGACACCGGGGTAGCCCGCCTCGGCGCAGCCCTGACCCCACGAGGTCAGACCGACCAGGACGCCGTCCACGACCAGCGGCCCGCCCGAGTCACCCTGACAGGCGTCGATGCCGCCCTCCGGGTAGCCCGCACAGATCATCGAGTCGCTGCCGAACGAGTTGCCGTAGGCGTCGGAGCAGGTGGCGTCACTGGTCAGCGGCGCCACGGCTTCCAGCAGGTAACGCGAGGTCGATCCGGTCTCCGTGGTGCCCCAGCCGAGGATGGTGGCCTCGTTGCCCTCGGTGTACAGGGCATCGTCGGCCGACGGAGCGAGATCGATGGTCTCGTAGGGGAGGTCGGTCTCCAGCGTCAGCACCGCGACGTCCTCGCCCGAGGTCACCGTGACGTAGTCCGGGTGCACCCAGATGTCGGTCACGCCGACGACGTCGCCGTCGGTGCCCTGCTTGTCCTCCCGACCGGCGACGACATCCACGTCGGAGGCCGACGAGCCCTCGACGCAGTGTGCCGCGGTGGCGACCTTGTCGGGTGCGACCAATGCACCGCCACAGAACTGGAAGCCAGTCGGCGTGGCGAGGTAGACCGTGAACGGGTAGTCGTCGATGGACGCCCGTTCGCCACCGATGACCCGCGTCTCGACGGGGTCGCCAGCGGTTTCGTCTGCGGCCGAGGCGACACCGAATCCGGTGACGCTGAGCGACACTGCTGCCAGTGAGGCACCCAATAACGTCCGCAGGCGAGGCCGGGTGATCGCCATGTGGTTCTCCTTCGTCCGTGGTTGCTGGTGAAGCGCTTTCAGACCAGCAGAGACGGTTAATCACATACAAGAGGCCGATCGGGTTACTTTGCGCCAAATGGAGCACCGGGATGGCTCATTAGTGACAGACATGTCACCTGGAGTAAATATCGCCGCGCGATCTCACTGATCAGTATTCGAGCCAACACCGAAGGTGATCGAGTCCGACTGCAAGAATTTCCGCTTTGCCGCCCGGAAGGAAGCCTCGCGACAGCAGGCGGATCACCGACACCGAGCGTGATCGCGACGGCCGGGGCTGCCTCTTTCGGACGGGCGCCCGGGGCTGCCTCGGCGCCAGCCAAGATCGACAGCTGGCGAGCGCAGAGCCGGATTCCCCGCCGCCTCGGCAAGAGCAATGGTCGACCTGAGCCCCAACGACGCCGAGCCGGGCAGCCCACGGCGAAAACCCCATCGTCGGATCAACGGGTTCGGGCCAGCAGTGTCAACCAGCCGGCCGATCGGCGAAGGCCCAATCCCGACATTCTGGCAACAATCTGAACGATCGCTACATTTGTTACGATCGTTCAGGTTTTTCCCTGAGCTAGGAGGTCCCACCGTGTTGCGTCCATTCCCCCGCGTCCACCGGACCGGTGCCCGTCATGGCTAACTCCTATGTGCGGCTCTTCTCCGCTCCCGGCGCGGTCGGTTTCTCCATCGCAGGATTCCTCGCCAGGATTCCGCTCTCGATGACCGGCATCGGCATCATCACGATGCTGTCCCGGGTGCACGGCGACTTCGCGCTCGCGGGGGCGGTCTCGGCAACATTCACGCTGGCGGTGGCGTTGATCAGCCCCCAGGTATCCCGGTTGGTGGATCGACACGGCCAGGCGCGCGTGGCAATGCCCGCAGCAGCAACCAGCGTGATCTCGATCGGCGCTCTCCTGTTGTGTGTACGAGCCGATGCGCCGGTCTGGACGAATTTCGTCTTCGCGGTACTGGCCGGTTGCATGCCCAACATGGGGGCGCTGGTCCGGGCCAGATGGCAAGCGCTGTATCCGACGTCATCGAGGCTGCACACCGCTTTCTCCTTCGAGTCGGTGGTCGACGAGCTGTCCTTCGTCATCGGTCCAGCGCTCTCGGTGGCACTCAGCACCATGCTGTTCCCGGAGGCTGGTCCGCTGACCGCTGCGGTCCTGCTGGCCGCAGGCACGGTATGTTTCCTCGCCCAACGTGCGACCGAACCACCGCTCACCTCGTCGACCGGAGGTACCGGCCGGTCGGTTATCGGCTCGCCCGCGGTCTTGATCCTGGTGGGTACCCTCGTCGCGGGCGGCGTGATCGTCGGCACTGTCGATGTGGTGAGCGTTGCCTTCGCCGAGGCACAGGGCGATGCCTCCTCGGCAGGCTTGGTGCTGTCCGTCTACGCCGTGGGCTCCGCGCTGGCCGGATTGTGGTTCGGCGCCCGAACTCTTCCGATCCCGGCGCCCCGACTGCTGATCACGGGCACTGTAGGCACAGCGCTCACCACGTTGCCGTTGTTGCTCTGGGTCGACGGAATCCCCAGCCTTGCCGCAGCGGTGTTCTTCGCGGGTGTCTTCTTCGCACCGACCATGATCGTCGTCATGGGCCTGGTCGAGCGCATAGTCCCGGCTTCCCGACTCACCGAAGCCATGACGTGGGCCATCACCGGGCTGAACATCGGAGTCGCACTGGGAGCCGCATCGGCGGGCCGGGTTGTCGACGCGCACGGTCCCAGCGGCGGGTTCGCAGTGGCCGTGGTCGCCGGCACCACGGCAGCGGCAACAGCGCTGGTCGGATACCGGCTGCTCACCTCGGCGACGCGTGCCTCGGAGGATGAGGATCCGGCAACCCTTTCGGCGGAAGAGACATCCCCCGAATTCAGCAGCAGAGAAACCCCGGACGGTCACGAGGTCTCGCCTGCATCGCAGGATCGAGTTCGCTGACCGAGACCACCGGATATCTTCGACGCCCACACTCACCCATACCGGGAGAATCACACTGAACGAGCCGAAGACAGACGGCCGCCTGGCCAAGGGCGAGCGTCGCAGGCGGGAATTGATCGACGCCACGGTGCGCGTAGTGGCCACCCATGGCGTGGCGGGCGTCAGTCATCGGACCGTGTCCAAGGAGGCGGGCCAACCCGCGACAGCTGCCGCCTATTACTTCCGCAGCATCGATGATCTCCTCACCGCCGCGTTGAGCAGCGTGATGGATGCGGACTCCACACGGTTGCGACAGGTCGTCACCCATGGCCGCGATGGAGTGACCGGCCTTCGCGCGGTCGCCGAGCTGATGGCTTGGGCCGTCGGCGATCGCGCGCACCTGCTTGCGGAGTACGAGCTGTTCCTACTCGCAGCTCGTGACTCCGCTCTGCGTCCCCCCACACATCGGTGGTTGGAGGCAGTCGCCGAACTCGGCAGACGGCACACCGACGATCCGGTGCGGGTCGCGGGGTTGGTCGCCGCCTTCGATGGGCTACTGCTTCATGCACTGCTCTACGACGAGCCACCCAGCGCCGAGGAGTTCGAGGCGATTCTTCGCATGCTGTTGTCCGGTTAGACAACTGAGAATGCAGAAAGTGACGCGCTTTCGAGACTGCGTAGGCGCAGACTGTCCGGGTGCGGCGGGCCCGTTCCAGGGTTCACCCGCCGCACCCGCACCGGACGGGCTCAGATCTGAGCTAGCCGAGCTCGGCGAGCTTGGGCACGATGGGGGCGACCCCGTCGATCCAGGCGGCAGGCAGACCGCCGGTGGGCATGACGATGACTCGATGGACACCCAGTCCGGCGTATCCCGCCATCTGCCGGACGAATTCGTCGTGGGTGCCCGGATCCGGCTGCAGTCCACCGGCGAGGATGGTCTTCTGGATGGTCGTGTAGTCGCGCCCGAGGTCGTCACAATGCCGCCGCAGCACCGCAAGCTTGTGTTCGACCTCCTCGACCGAGCTGGCGAAGAGGTTGCAGGCGTCGCCGTACTGCGCGACCAGCCGTAGCGTCTTGCGCTCGCCACCACCGCCGATGAGCACCTTCGGTCGGTTGATCGGCTGCGGCGAACAGAGCGTCTCGGCAAGTCGATAGTGCTTGCCATCGAAGGGTCCGTTGTTCGCCGGATCCCACATCTGTCCGCAGATGCGCAGCGTTTCCTCCAGCCGTTCGAACCGTTCGGCCACCGGAGGGAACGGCACGCCGAGCCCGTGGTGTTCCCGTTCGAACCAGGCTGCGCCGATGCCCAGGGTGGCACGGCCGCCCGAGAGCACGTCGAGCGTGGTGACGATCTTGGCGAGCAGGCCGGGGTGTCGATACGTCACCCCGGTGACGAGCAGGCCGAGATCGACGGTGGACGTGTGCGCGGCCAGGAAACCGAGGGTCGTGTAGCCCTCCAGCATGTTGGCCTCGGTGGGCAGCCCGGTCCCCTCGATCTGGAAGAAGTGGTCCATGAAGGAGAGCCAGCTCGCGCCGGAGGCCTCCGCCGAGGTACCCGCCCTGGCCAGTTCCCCGGCGATGGCGGTGGGGCCGCCATCGATATCGAAGACGGGGAGGTGAAATCCGAGCTCCATCAAGCGATCCCTTCGGTAAACGAGAACTGCTTCGGTCCAGCCACCGACGCGCACGTCTCACTGCGACGAGAGGAGATAACGGGATGATGCCGCGAAACCGGCGACGCAGCGGCGGGCCGAGCCCGTGTTCGACCTCGCCGCCATGGCGACCACGCCGCAGCGCAGATGCCCTGACGTGTTCCGCCAGGCCAGACTATCCCCGATCTCGGTCCGAGGCAGAGAGCAGCGTCGGCGCCCGCCGACCGGTCGATGGCACGCTCCCCTCGGATCCACGTTCCCGAGGACAGCACCGGGAATCGTGGGAATACTGCACGGCATTCGTCCCATCGGCCTTCTCGAGGCCGACCGTTGCGGAGGAGCCTGCGCGCGATGGGGACGTCGGCGGGCGGATCCGTGTGAGAGAAGACGACACCGTCGGACTCGTGGAACCGCACGGCGAGGCTCGGCCGGGTTCGGAGGACGAGCGGTCGGCCAGGATGCGGGCAGTGCTTGCTTCGCCTCCGTCGCGACAGGGTGGTCAGCGCGGGTAGGCAGGCAGGGGGCGATACCTGTCGCAGGTATCGCCCCCGCTCTCGGCCACCCGTTCCGGGCTGTCAGGCCGGATAGAGCGGTCTCACCGCCCTGGCCAGAGCCGGTGGCTCAGCTCGTTCGCAGTCGAGTTCCGTCCGCACCCACCGGTGAGGTGAACCGAATCGACCGGCCCGAGGACAGCACCGGCGTGTCGTAGGAGAACAAGAGGGCGTCCGTGCCATCGGCGTTCTCCAAGCCGATCGTCGCCGAGGAGCCCTGTGCTCGTTCCGAGTCGGCGGGCACCTCGCCGTAGCCGAAGACGAGATCACCGTCCTCGTGGAATCCGACCGAAACGGTGACCAGTTGGTCGCTTTCGATCATCCGCAGGCCACGCCACTCGATGACGAGAACGCGGTCGCCCGCCTCGCCGTGCAATCCGGTGTACACCCGGCCGCCGTCGGTCGGGGTCAGGTCATCCCAGAACGGATAGACCGCCGCGTTGGGGTGATCGGGATCCGGGATCGCGGTGTTGTCGTAGACCGACGTCGACGCGTCGAACGACAGGTAGCCGTTGGCGGAGACATGCGCCTGCTGATAGGTCTGTCCGTAGAAGCCCACGGGGAAGGGAAGGTCGATCGTGGTGACCCCGTCGTCCCCGGTCAGGCCCAGATCCGTGTTGCCGGACAGGAACTCCTCGGAGCCGACCCGACAGGTGTGCCCATACTCGTCGGTGACATCGGGCAGCTCGAGGTCCAGGCGTGCAGCGCCGCCCTCGACAGACAACTCCCGATCGAGCGGCCCGAGACAACCGTCGGCCGTCGCGGTCACCCGGTAGGTCCCCTCGGGCACGGCCTCGACGCGATAGTCGCCGTGGGCGTCGGTGGATACGGACGGCAGGACGCCGTCGCCGATGGTCACCGTGGCGCCGGGCAACCCGGCTCCCGCCGAGTCGACGACCCGGCCGGTCACCGAGTGGGTGGGAATCGCGCCGAGCGCGAGTTCGACGGTGGTGGACTCTCCGCTCGCCACCGACGTCTCGACCTCGGTCGGGTAGAAGCCGAAAGCCGAGGCGGCCACGGTGTAGTCGCCCACCACCAGCAACACCGAGAAGGTGCCATCGTCGCCCGCACCGATCTCCCGCTGCTGCGGCCCGGCAACGGTGATCTCGGCGCCGGCCACCGGCGCTCCCGAATCATCGACCACCGCTCCCGCGAGCACGCCGGTCTCGCCGCGCGGAGCCGCCGCGATGAGCGCGAGGACATCGAGTCTGCCCTCGCCCCACACGTTGTTGTCCTCGGCCGTACCGCCGCAGCTGGTGTCGTCGACGTCGATCGCGCTGCCGTCGAGTAGTGCCCTGGTGCCCGTGATGTCGCCGACCAGGTTCGGCACCGCCGACCACAGCAGCGCCACCGAGCCGGAGACATGCGGTGCGGCCATCGACGTGCCGCTGGACAGGCCGTAGGCATCACCGGGCCGCGCCGAGCGCACGTTCACGCCGGGCGCGGCGATGTGCGGTCGGATGTCGCCGTTCGCGCCGGGGCCTCGACTGGAGCTCGCGGCGATCTGATTGTCCGCGCCATAGGACCCGACGCTGTAGGAGTGCACGGAGTCGCCGGGCGAGCCCGCCGAGTCGCAACCGGGACCGTAGTTGCCGTTGGAGAACACGGCGAAGATCCCCGAGGCGGTCCAGGCGCTGACGATATGGTCGTACCAGGGGTTGATCGCCGAGCCGTTGGCCATGCCCCAGGAGTTGTTCACGATGTGCGGACGCAGGTCCGGTCGCGGGTTCTCACCCGCCGTGTTCGTCGGCGCGAGCATGAACTG
This Actinoalloteichus hymeniacidonis DNA region includes the following protein-coding sequences:
- a CDS encoding LLM class F420-dependent oxidoreductase produces the protein MELGFHLPVFDIDGGPTAIAGELARAGTSAEASGASWLSFMDHFFQIEGTGLPTEANMLEGYTTLGFLAAHTSTVDLGLLVTGVTYRHPGLLAKIVTTLDVLSGGRATLGIGAAWFEREHHGLGVPFPPVAERFERLEETLRICGQMWDPANNGPFDGKHYRLAETLCSPQPINRPKVLIGGGGERKTLRLVAQYGDACNLFASSVEEVEHKLAVLRRHCDDLGRDYTTIQKTILAGGLQPDPGTHDEFVRQMAGYAGLGVHRVIVMPTGGLPAAWIDGVAPIVPKLAELG
- a CDS encoding AAA family ATPase, producing the protein MKEFQVVPIDRAPPPAIFLVTGIPGSGKSTVARALAERFALGAYIEVDKLQECIVSGGRWPGPEPEEEPDRQLFLRARNAALLSDSFASAGVVPVIDDVVVLKPHLDFYRKSVRTRNPTLVVLAPDPEVANARNRSREKVLVDDWSFLDAAMRSQIAGEGLWIDNASQTVEQTVAEILDRCGIAAQ
- a CDS encoding S1 family peptidase, with protein sequence MAITRPRLRTLLGASLAAVSLSVTGFGVASAADETAGDPVETRVIGGERASIDDYPFTVYLATPTGFQFCGGALVAPDKVATAAHCVEGSSASDVDVVAGREDKQGTDGDVVGVTDIWVHPDYVTVTSGEDVAVLTLETDLPYETIDLAPSADDALYTEGNEATILGWGTTETGSTSRYLLEAVAPLTSDATCSDAYGNSFGSDSMICAGYPEGGIDACQGDSGGPLVVDGVLVGLTSWGQGCAEAGYPGVYTRVGAYTADIQAQINS
- a CDS encoding TetR/AcrR family transcriptional regulator is translated as MATHGVAGVSHRTVSKEAGQPATAAAYYFRSIDDLLTAALSSVMDADSTRLRQVVTHGRDGVTGLRAVAELMAWAVGDRAHLLAEYELFLLAARDSALRPPTHRWLEAVAELGRRHTDDPVRVAGLVAAFDGLLLHALLYDEPPSAEEFEAILRMLLSG
- a CDS encoding S8 family serine peptidase, with translation MSGVGPALAQTGDDSPSTAPGRVDADVVAALADQGSTDVWVVFDEQPDLTAAAAIDDWADRGAAVVDALRDQAQRSQAEIVELLEERHDDFTPYWISNRVLVRDASTSLTNAMAVLQGVDEVTLTGHLDLPDQTFETAEQAGRDDVEWGLSSIKADEAWSEYDVLGEDIVVGSVDSGVQYDHPALVEAYRGNLGDGGFDHDYNWFDPTGDCDGISVEPCDRSGHGTHVTGTMVGDDGPGNRIGVAPGARWIAARGCEGGGCSDASLLAAGQFMLAPTNTAGENPRPDLRPHIVNNSWGMANGSAINPWYDHIVSAWTASGIFAVFSNGNYGPGCDSAGSPGDSVHSYSVGSYGADNQIAASSSRGPGANGDIRPHIAAPGVNVRSARPGDAYGLSSGTSMAAPHVSGSVALLWSAVPNLVGDITGTRALLDGSAIDVDDTSCGGTAEDNNVWGEGRLDVLALIAAAPRGETGVLAGAVVDDSGAPVAGAEITVAGPQQREIGAGDDGTFSVLLVVGDYTVAASAFGFYPTEVETSVASGESTTVELALGAIPTHSVTGRVVDSAGAGLPGATVTIGDGVLPSVSTDAHGDYRVEAVPEGTYRVTATADGCLGPLDRELSVEGGAARLDLELPDVTDEYGHTCRVGSEEFLSGNTDLGLTGDDGVTTIDLPFPVGFYGQTYQQAHVSANGYLSFDASTSVYDNTAIPDPDHPNAAVYPFWDDLTPTDGGRVYTGLHGEAGDRVLVIEWRGLRMIESDQLVTVSVGFHEDGDLVFGYGEVPADSERAQGSSATIGLENADGTDALLFSYDTPVLSSGRSIRFTSPVGADGTRLRTS
- a CDS encoding MFS transporter codes for the protein MANSYVRLFSAPGAVGFSIAGFLARIPLSMTGIGIITMLSRVHGDFALAGAVSATFTLAVALISPQVSRLVDRHGQARVAMPAAATSVISIGALLLCVRADAPVWTNFVFAVLAGCMPNMGALVRARWQALYPTSSRLHTAFSFESVVDELSFVIGPALSVALSTMLFPEAGPLTAAVLLAAGTVCFLAQRATEPPLTSSTGGTGRSVIGSPAVLILVGTLVAGGVIVGTVDVVSVAFAEAQGDASSAGLVLSVYAVGSALAGLWFGARTLPIPAPRLLITGTVGTALTTLPLLLWVDGIPSLAAAVFFAGVFFAPTMIVVMGLVERIVPASRLTEAMTWAITGLNIGVALGAASAGRVVDAHGPSGGFAVAVVAGTTAAATALVGYRLLTSATRASEDEDPATLSAEETSPEFSSRETPDGHEVSPASQDRVR